A genome region from Hevea brasiliensis isolate MT/VB/25A 57/8 chromosome 9, ASM3005281v1, whole genome shotgun sequence includes the following:
- the LOC110654597 gene encoding uncharacterized protein LOC110654597, protein MKVDPNKVEAIINWKPPRNVTEVHNFLGLADHKSLKYLGMQKELNLRQRRWLELIDDYDYLIDYQPRKANVVADALSRKNMASLRVSPLSMVHDLRALHASLEIDNDGQMVATWKVKPMLIEQIKIAVQNDDKYLKLVEESQNGRKREFSVYGEGLLLYQDRMCILNDVGLKQIILKEAYDSPFAIHPSGTKMYKTIKEHYWWTGMKKDVAEYVAK, encoded by the exons ATGAAGGTGGATCCCAACAAGGTAGAAGCCATTATTaattggaagcctcccagaaatgttaCAGAAGTTCATAATTTCCTCGGTTTGGCTG atcacaagagtttgaagtatctcgGCATGCagaaagagttaaatttgagacagaggagatggctgGAATTGATAGATGACTATGATTACTTGATTGACTACCAACctaggaaagctaatgttgtagcagatgccttaagtcgcaagaacaTGGCTAGCTTGAGAGTTTCACCTTTATCCATGGTGCATGACTTGAGAGCActacatgccagtttggagatagATAATGATGGGCAAATGGTAGCTACTTGGAAAgtgaagccaatgttgattgagcAAATCAAAATAGCAGTCCAGAATGATGATAAGTATTTGAAATTAGTGGAAGAGTCTCAGAATGGCAGGAAACGAGAATTTTCAGTATATGGTGAAGGCTTGTTGTTATACCAGGACAGAATGTGCATTCTTAATGATGTGGGATTgaagcagatcattttgaaggaggcATATGATTCACCATTTGCTATACACCCTAGTGGGACAAAAATGTATAAAACCAttaaagagcactactggtggacaGGGATGAAGAAAGATGTTGCAGAATATGTAGCTAAATaa